From Synechococcus sp. A10-1-5-1, a single genomic window includes:
- the rpsC gene encoding 30S ribosomal protein S3, whose protein sequence is MGHKIHPTGLRLGITQEHRSRWYAPSKTYPSLLKEDDQIRKFIHKKYGAAGISDVVIARKADQLEVELKTARPGVLVGRQGSGIEELRSGIQKTIGDTARQVRINVVEVERVDADAFLLAEYVAQQLEKRVAFRRVMRMAIQRAQRAGVLGMKLQVSGRLNGAEIARTEWSREGRVPLHTLRADIDYATKVATTTYGVLGIKVWVFKGEVLPGSQDKVPVGASPKRRASRRPQQFEDRSNEE, encoded by the coding sequence ATGGGACACAAGATCCATCCAACCGGCTTGCGCCTGGGGATCACCCAGGAACACCGGTCCCGCTGGTACGCCCCCAGCAAGACCTATCCGTCTCTCCTGAAGGAAGACGATCAGATTCGTAAGTTCATCCACAAGAAGTACGGCGCCGCTGGCATCAGCGACGTTGTGATCGCCCGTAAGGCCGATCAGCTGGAAGTTGAACTGAAAACTGCCCGCCCCGGCGTTCTCGTCGGTCGCCAAGGCAGCGGTATCGAAGAGCTGCGCAGCGGCATCCAGAAGACCATTGGTGATACCGCCCGTCAGGTGCGGATCAACGTGGTTGAAGTGGAGCGCGTTGACGCTGACGCCTTCCTGCTGGCTGAGTACGTCGCACAACAGCTCGAGAAGCGTGTTGCCTTCCGTCGCGTCATGCGCATGGCCATCCAGCGCGCTCAGCGCGCCGGTGTCCTGGGCATGAAGCTTCAGGTCAGCGGCCGCCTTAACGGTGCAGAAATTGCCCGTACCGAGTGGAGCCGTGAAGGTCGTGTGCCCCTGCACACCCTCCGCGCCGACATCGACTACGCAACCAAAGTGGCCACCACCACCTATGGGGTGCTGGGCATCAAGGTTTGGGTGTTCAAAGGCGAAGTGCTTCCTGGCAGCCAGGACAAAGTGCCCGTGGGTGCAAGTCCGAAGCGCCGCGCTAGCCGTCGGCCCCAACAGTTCGAAGACCGTTCGAACGAAGAGTGA
- the rplE gene encoding 50S ribosomal protein L5, whose amino-acid sequence MSLKQNYREKIQPKLLKDLSLSNIHEVPKVVKVTVNRGLGEAAANAKALEASIEELATITGQKVVVTRAKKAIAGFKIRQGMPIGVAVTLRGDRMYAFLERLINLALPRIRDFRGVSEKSFDGRGNYTLGVKEQIIFPEISFDKIDAIRGMDITIVTTARNDEEGRALLREMGMPFRSN is encoded by the coding sequence ATGTCCCTTAAACAGAACTATCGGGAGAAGATCCAGCCCAAGTTGCTTAAGGATCTCAGTCTCTCGAACATCCACGAAGTCCCCAAGGTGGTGAAAGTCACCGTCAACCGGGGTCTCGGCGAAGCCGCCGCCAACGCCAAGGCCCTCGAGGCCTCGATCGAGGAGCTGGCCACCATCACCGGTCAAAAGGTGGTCGTGACCCGCGCCAAGAAGGCTATTGCTGGCTTCAAGATCCGTCAGGGCATGCCGATTGGCGTGGCCGTCACCCTTCGCGGTGACCGCATGTATGCGTTCCTCGAGCGTCTCATCAACCTGGCTCTCCCCCGCATCCGCGATTTCCGCGGTGTGAGCGAGAAGAGCTTTGACGGTCGCGGCAACTACACCCTTGGGGTGAAGGAGCAGATCATTTTTCCCGAGATCTCTTTCGACAAGATCGATGCCATCCGGGGCATGGACATCACCATCGTGACCACTGCCCGTAACGACGAAGAGGGCCGGGCCCTCCTCCGCGAGATGGGAATGCCGTTCCGCAGCAACTGA
- the rplP gene encoding 50S ribosomal protein L16: MLSPRRVKFRKQQRGRMRGVATRGNTIAFGQFALQAQECGWITSRQIEASRRAMTRYVKRGGKIWIRIFPDKPVTMRPAETRMGSGKGNPEFWVAVIKPGRILFEMGGEDITPEIAKEAMRLAQYKLPVKTKFLTLEDQEAAQAAAAAATTVES; the protein is encoded by the coding sequence ATGCTGAGTCCAAGACGCGTCAAATTCCGTAAGCAGCAGCGTGGCCGCATGCGCGGTGTCGCCACCCGTGGCAACACCATCGCCTTCGGTCAGTTCGCTCTGCAGGCCCAAGAGTGCGGGTGGATTACCTCCCGTCAGATCGAGGCCAGCCGCCGTGCCATGACCCGCTACGTCAAGCGGGGCGGAAAGATCTGGATCCGGATCTTCCCTGACAAGCCGGTGACCATGCGCCCCGCCGAAACCCGGATGGGTTCCGGTAAGGGCAACCCGGAATTCTGGGTAGCTGTGATCAAGCCCGGTCGCATCCTCTTCGAGATGGGCGGTGAGGACATCACCCCCGAAATCGCGAAAGAGGCCATGCGCCTGGCGCAGTACAAGCTGCCCGTGAAAACCAAGTTCCTGACCCTGGAGGATCAGGAAGCTGCCCAGGCTGCCGCCGCGGCCGCCACCACCGTGGAGTCCTGA
- the rplN gene encoding 50S ribosomal protein L14 translates to MIQQETFLNVADNSGAKRIQCIRVLGTNRRYAHVGDVIVAAVKDAMPNMGVKKSDVVKAVVVRTKATMRRVNGNSIRFDDNAAVILGTDNNPKGTRVFGPVARELRDRNFTKIVSLAPEVI, encoded by the coding sequence ATGATTCAACAGGAAACCTTCCTCAACGTCGCTGACAACAGCGGCGCCAAGCGCATCCAGTGCATCCGTGTGCTGGGTACCAACCGTCGCTACGCCCACGTGGGCGATGTGATCGTGGCCGCTGTCAAGGACGCCATGCCCAACATGGGCGTGAAGAAGTCGGACGTGGTCAAGGCTGTGGTCGTCCGCACCAAAGCCACCATGCGTCGCGTCAACGGCAACTCAATCCGTTTCGACGACAACGCTGCCGTGATCCTCGGCACTGATAACAACCCCAAGGGCACTCGCGTCTTCGGTCCTGTGGCTCGCGAACTGCGTGACCGCAACTTCACCAAGATCGTGTCCCTCGCTCCGGAGGTGATCTGA
- the rpmC gene encoding 50S ribosomal protein L29 — protein sequence MARPDIAEVRKLSDGDITTQIDDTRRELFTLRFEQATRRLENPHRFKAARIKLAQLLTVQTERKSSAAS from the coding sequence ATGGCCCGTCCCGACATCGCCGAGGTGCGCAAGCTTTCCGACGGCGACATCACCACACAGATCGACGACACCCGTCGCGAACTGTTCACCCTTCGTTTCGAGCAGGCCACGCGCCGCCTCGAGAACCCGCACCGCTTCAAGGCCGCCCGCATCAAGCTGGCCCAGCTGCTGACGGTGCAAACGGAGCGCAAGAGCTCCGCCGCTTCCTGA
- the rplX gene encoding 50S ribosomal protein L24, whose protein sequence is MATATPKAKAQVRTKMRIKQGDTVQVISGKDKGKTGEVLRTLPYENRVVVQGINLRTRHMKPTQEGETGRIVTEEASLHASNVMLYSTDKKVASRVEIVVEKDGTKKRRLKKTGEILD, encoded by the coding sequence ATGGCCACTGCCACCCCAAAAGCCAAAGCTCAGGTGCGCACCAAGATGCGCATCAAACAGGGCGACACCGTTCAGGTGATCAGCGGCAAGGACAAGGGCAAGACCGGTGAGGTCCTGCGCACCCTTCCCTATGAGAACCGTGTGGTCGTGCAGGGCATCAACCTCCGCACCCGCCACATGAAGCCCACCCAGGAAGGTGAAACCGGTCGCATCGTCACCGAAGAAGCCTCCCTGCACGCCTCCAACGTGATGCTGTATTCCACCGATAAAAAGGTGGCCAGCCGCGTGGAAATCGTGGTGGAGAAGGACGGCACCAAGAAGCGCCGCCTCAAGAAAACCGGCGAGATCCTCGACTGA
- the rpsS gene encoding 30S ribosomal protein S19, which translates to MGRSLKKGPFIADSLLRKVEKQNAADDKSVIKTWSRASTILPMMIGHTIAVHNGKAHVPVYVTEQMVGHKLGEFAPTRNFRGHIKDKKGGR; encoded by the coding sequence ATGGGACGTTCACTCAAAAAAGGTCCGTTCATTGCCGACAGCCTTCTGCGCAAGGTTGAAAAGCAGAACGCCGCCGACGACAAGTCCGTGATCAAGACCTGGTCACGTGCTTCCACGATCCTGCCGATGATGATCGGCCACACCATTGCCGTGCATAACGGCAAGGCCCATGTGCCCGTCTACGTGACTGAGCAGATGGTGGGCCACAAGCTGGGGGAATTTGCGCCAACCCGCAACTTCCGCGGCCACATCAAGGACAAGAAAGGAGGCCGCTGA
- a CDS encoding LdpA C-terminal domain-containing domain, which yields MTPDAALQRGRWVKLICGAGNQDLAAIEDLCALYTAAGIHCIDIAADTGVADAAKRGIDWALARGAQRPWLMVSLSDGADPHFRKASFEPSRCPSDCPRPCQKVCPALAIGDHGGILTERCYGCGRCLPACPLGLIEEDQQWLSSEQVPALLQTIVPDAVELHTQGGRQTAFEARLSQLKTSGIPLQRVAVSCGLERGAGSQQVPALSPPELAAELWLRFGALRRAGYRPIWQLDGRPMSGDVGAGTARSAVKLLEAITPWAPPGPLQLAGGTNAKTIELVGSNSKVAGVAFGGMARSLLQPWLQDAEKRSQPLRQIPELEAVASSSVKALIQPWLER from the coding sequence TTGACCCCAGACGCGGCCCTTCAGAGAGGCCGCTGGGTCAAATTGATCTGTGGTGCCGGCAACCAAGACCTTGCGGCCATCGAGGACCTCTGCGCGCTCTACACCGCAGCGGGAATCCACTGCATCGACATTGCTGCCGACACCGGTGTCGCTGATGCCGCAAAACGTGGGATCGACTGGGCCCTCGCCCGTGGAGCCCAGCGCCCCTGGCTGATGGTCAGCCTCAGTGATGGGGCAGACCCCCACTTCCGCAAAGCCAGCTTTGAACCCAGCCGCTGTCCAAGCGATTGCCCGAGGCCTTGCCAAAAAGTCTGTCCGGCATTGGCCATTGGGGATCACGGCGGGATCCTCACTGAACGCTGCTACGGCTGTGGCCGCTGCCTTCCTGCCTGCCCTCTCGGGCTCATCGAGGAAGACCAACAGTGGCTGAGCTCCGAACAGGTGCCAGCCCTGCTCCAGACCATTGTCCCCGATGCCGTTGAGCTGCACACCCAAGGGGGGCGGCAAACGGCCTTCGAAGCCCGCCTGAGCCAGCTCAAAACCAGCGGTATTCCCCTCCAACGGGTGGCCGTCAGCTGCGGGCTCGAGCGGGGCGCCGGCAGCCAGCAGGTCCCAGCACTCAGCCCACCGGAACTCGCCGCCGAACTCTGGCTTCGCTTTGGCGCCCTTCGCCGGGCGGGCTACCGACCGATCTGGCAGCTCGATGGCCGGCCCATGAGCGGCGATGTCGGAGCGGGAACGGCTCGCTCCGCCGTGAAATTGCTGGAGGCGATCACCCCCTGGGCACCGCCAGGCCCGCTGCAACTGGCCGGAGGCACCAACGCCAAAACCATTGAACTGGTGGGTTCCAACTCCAAGGTCGCCGGGGTGGCCTTTGGCGGGATGGCCCGCAGCCTGCTTCAACCCTGGCTGCAGGACGCGGAGAAGCGCAGTCAGCCCCTCAGGCAGATCCCTGAGCTCGAAGCGGTCGCCAGCAGCAGCGTGAAGGCTTTAATCCAACCCTGGCTCGAGCGCTAA
- a CDS encoding NAD(P)H-quinone oxidoreductase subunit N has product MPLLLTGRGFRQELERAGVLALYAPLEGGAETRLLRRMRAAGYRAQITSARGLGDPEAFLFQSHGVRPPHLGHQSVGRGAAVGEVQMATPQLGHLFEGNAPVLLWLLEGQVLSTGELEALINLTEREPRLKIVVEMGGARALRWQPLSSVLTAAA; this is encoded by the coding sequence ATGCCCCTGCTGCTCACCGGCCGCGGTTTCCGCCAAGAGCTGGAGCGGGCGGGCGTCCTTGCGCTCTACGCCCCATTAGAAGGTGGTGCCGAAACCCGACTGCTCCGCCGGATGCGGGCCGCCGGCTATCGCGCTCAGATCACCTCGGCCCGTGGTCTAGGAGACCCGGAAGCCTTCCTCTTCCAGTCCCACGGCGTCCGTCCGCCCCACCTGGGACACCAAAGCGTTGGACGGGGCGCGGCCGTTGGCGAGGTGCAGATGGCCACCCCACAGTTGGGTCACCTGTTTGAGGGCAACGCCCCGGTGCTGCTCTGGCTCCTGGAGGGCCAGGTCCTCTCCACCGGTGAGCTCGAAGCGCTGATCAACCTGACCGAGCGCGAACCCAGGCTGAAGATCGTGGTGGAGATGGGCGGTGCCCGCGCCCTCCGCTGGCAGCCCTTGAGCTCCGTTCTGACCGCAGCCGCTTGA
- the rpsQ gene encoding 30S ribosomal protein S17 — translation MATKERVGTVVSDKMDKTVVVAVENRFPHPIYQKTVSRTKRYKAHDEANTCKVGDRVRITETRPLSRTKRWSVAEVLNNNSAS, via the coding sequence ATGGCAACCAAGGAAAGGGTCGGCACCGTCGTCAGCGACAAGATGGACAAAACCGTGGTGGTGGCGGTGGAAAACCGCTTCCCCCACCCCATCTATCAAAAGACGGTGAGCCGCACCAAGCGCTACAAGGCGCACGATGAGGCCAACACCTGCAAGGTGGGTGACCGCGTCCGCATCACCGAAACCCGTCCCCTCAGCCGCACCAAGCGTTGGTCCGTGGCCGAGGTGCTGAACAACAACAGCGCCAGCTGA
- the rplV gene encoding 50S ribosomal protein L22: MSNTSSTTAQAHGRFVRGSVSKVRRVLDQIRGRSYRDALIMLEFMPYRSTGPITKVLRSAVANAEHNLGLDPASLVISSATADMGPVMKRYRPRAQGRAYAIQKKTCHISIAVAPAA; the protein is encoded by the coding sequence ATGTCCAACACCTCATCCACTACCGCCCAGGCACACGGCCGCTTTGTACGCGGTTCCGTGTCCAAGGTTCGTCGGGTCCTCGACCAGATCCGCGGTCGCAGCTATCGCGACGCGCTGATCATGCTCGAGTTCATGCCGTACCGCTCCACGGGTCCGATCACCAAGGTCCTGCGTAGTGCTGTGGCTAACGCCGAGCACAACCTGGGTCTCGATCCCGCTTCCCTCGTGATCTCCTCCGCTACGGCGGATATGGGTCCGGTGATGAAGCGCTATCGCCCCCGTGCCCAGGGTCGCGCCTACGCGATCCAAAAAAAGACCTGCCACATCAGCATTGCTGTGGCTCCTGCCGCCTGA
- the rplB gene encoding 50S ribosomal protein L2, which yields MGIRKYRPITPGTRTRVASDFAEVTGRGRERGLVVAKHQRKGRNNRGVITCRHRGGGHKRLYRLVDFRRNKHGVVAKVAAIHYDPHRNARLALLFYADGEKRYILAPAGVSVGSTVVSGPDAPIETGNALPLSAIPLGSSVHCVELYAGRGGQMVRTAGASAQVMAKEGDYVALKLPSTEVRLVRRECYATLGEVGNSEVRNTSLGKAGRRRWLGRRPQVRGSVMNPCDHPHGGGEGRAPIGRSGPVTPWGKPALGLKTRKRNKPSNRFVLRKRRRTSKRSRGGRDS from the coding sequence ATGGGAATCCGTAAGTACCGCCCCATCACCCCCGGCACCCGTACCCGTGTCGCCAGCGATTTCGCTGAAGTCACCGGTCGCGGTCGTGAACGGGGCCTGGTGGTGGCCAAGCACCAACGCAAAGGTCGCAACAACCGCGGTGTGATCACCTGCCGCCATCGCGGCGGTGGCCACAAGCGCCTCTATCGCCTCGTCGACTTCCGCCGCAACAAGCACGGCGTGGTTGCGAAGGTGGCAGCAATCCACTACGACCCCCACCGCAACGCCCGCCTGGCTTTGCTCTTCTATGCCGATGGCGAGAAGCGCTACATCCTGGCTCCGGCTGGCGTGTCCGTGGGCTCCACCGTGGTCTCCGGCCCCGATGCTCCGATCGAGACCGGAAATGCTCTGCCCCTCTCGGCCATCCCCCTGGGCTCCAGCGTTCACTGCGTTGAGCTCTACGCCGGTCGCGGTGGCCAGATGGTTCGTACCGCAGGTGCCAGCGCCCAGGTGATGGCGAAAGAAGGTGACTACGTCGCCCTCAAGCTGCCCTCCACTGAGGTGCGCCTGGTCCGCCGTGAGTGCTACGCCACCCTCGGCGAAGTGGGCAACTCCGAGGTTCGGAACACCAGCCTCGGTAAGGCCGGCCGTCGCCGCTGGCTGGGTCGTCGCCCCCAGGTCCGAGGCAGCGTGATGAACCCCTGCGATCACCCCCACGGTGGTGGCGAGGGCCGCGCTCCGATCGGCCGTTCTGGTCCTGTCACCCCTTGGGGCAAGCCTGCACTGGGCCTCAAGACCCGCAAGCGGAACAAACCCAGCAATCGGTTTGTGCTCCGGAAACGTCGCCGCACCTCCAAGCGGAGCCGTGGCGGACGCGATTCCTGA
- the rplC gene encoding 50S ribosomal protein L3, translating to MSIGILGKKLGMSQFFDDEGRAIPVTVIEAGPCRITQLKTDSTDGYTAVQLGFGDIREKLVSKPAKGHLAKSGEELLRHLKEYRVDTVDGLELGGDVTVAAFEAGQKVDVSGDTIGRGFAGYQKRHGFSRGPMTHGSKNHREPGSTGAGTTPGRVYPGKRMAGRYGGKQITTRGLTILKVDAERNLLVVKGSVPGKPGALLNILPAKRVGSKAAN from the coding sequence ATGTCCATCGGCATTCTTGGGAAGAAACTGGGCATGTCCCAGTTCTTCGACGACGAAGGCAGGGCTATCCCGGTCACCGTGATCGAGGCAGGCCCTTGCCGCATTACCCAACTCAAAACCGACAGCACCGACGGCTATACCGCCGTTCAGCTCGGCTTCGGTGATATCCGCGAAAAGCTCGTCAGCAAGCCCGCTAAGGGTCACCTGGCCAAGTCCGGGGAAGAGCTGCTGCGCCATCTGAAGGAATACCGCGTTGACACCGTCGACGGCCTGGAACTTGGTGGTGACGTCACCGTGGCCGCCTTTGAGGCGGGCCAGAAGGTCGATGTGAGCGGCGACACCATTGGTCGTGGTTTCGCTGGTTACCAAAAGCGCCACGGCTTCAGCCGCGGTCCGATGACCCACGGTTCGAAGAACCACCGCGAGCCTGGTTCCACCGGCGCCGGTACGACTCCCGGCCGTGTGTATCCCGGCAAGCGCATGGCTGGCCGCTACGGCGGTAAGCAAATCACCACCCGCGGGCTCACCATCCTCAAGGTGGATGCTGAGCGCAATCTGCTTGTGGTGAAAGGCTCGGTTCCCGGTAAGCCCGGTGCCCTGCTGAACATCCTCCCCGCTAAGCGGGTGGGCTCTAAAGCCGCGAACTGA
- the rplD gene encoding 50S ribosomal protein L4 produces the protein MANCVVRDWQGKEAGKASLDLKVAKESSANDLVHRAVVRQLANVRQGTASTLTRAEVAGGGRKPYKQKGTGRARQGSIRTPLRPGGGVVFGPKPRSYTIAMNRKERRLALRTALMSRAADITVVKGFASGLETPKTKEITAALSRFGIAAGSKVLVVLDAPSEVVRRSVRNLEKVKLIAADQLNVFDLLHANSLVVSEEALAKIQEVYGDD, from the coding sequence ATGGCTAACTGTGTTGTTCGCGACTGGCAAGGCAAAGAGGCCGGCAAGGCCAGCCTTGACCTGAAAGTCGCTAAGGAAAGCTCCGCTAACGATCTGGTGCACCGCGCTGTGGTGCGTCAGCTCGCCAATGTCCGTCAGGGCACGGCCAGCACCCTCACCCGTGCTGAGGTGGCCGGCGGTGGCCGCAAGCCCTACAAGCAGAAGGGCACCGGTCGCGCCCGTCAGGGTTCGATCCGGACTCCCCTGCGTCCCGGTGGTGGTGTGGTCTTCGGGCCTAAGCCCCGCAGCTACACCATTGCGATGAACCGCAAGGAGCGTCGTCTGGCTCTGCGTACTGCGCTGATGAGCCGCGCCGCTGACATCACTGTGGTGAAGGGCTTTGCTTCGGGTCTCGAAACCCCGAAGACCAAAGAAATCACCGCTGCCCTGAGCCGCTTCGGCATCGCCGCTGGCTCCAAGGTGCTGGTGGTGCTGGATGCCCCCAGCGAGGTGGTGCGCCGCTCCGTGCGCAACCTCGAAAAGGTGAAGCTGATCGCCGCTGATCAGCTCAACGTGTTCGACCTGCTCCACGCCAATTCCTTGGTGGTGAGCGAGGAAGCACTCGCGAAGATTCAGGAGGTCTACGGCGATGACTGA
- a CDS encoding AAA family ATPase: protein MASAPISPQRITDDLDRLLEVLPEAVREALAPTEARDQLLEVVLDLGRVPEARYPGRAVPLGEAPMERSDLAAVVAQLGSFGGDNRAGIERTLHRISAIRNRTGDVVGLTCRVGRAVFGTVAMVRDLMDSGQSLLLMGRPGVGKTTALREIARVLADELDKRVVVIDTSNEIAGDGDIPHPAIGRARRMQVTRPELQHQVMIEAVENHMPEVIVIDEIGTELEAQAARTIAERGVMLVATAHGNELANLVKNPTLSDLVGGIESVTLGDEEARRRRTQKTVLERAAEPTFPLAVEMHSRDRWLVHRDVARTVDLLLRGQLPRPQVRQLDAKGQLLLSEPLAPSVSPRPVPLQRAQESPRATAQPPLALRPLPDPEAPAKTEPAVQGQTQPQPLPLHLFNAGLSEPLIEQAIRSRRLPVQLVEEVEEADVVLAARQQLGHRPELRRRAQDAGLPILVIKADTLSQIQRGLERLLHRREDRPEDTAATERSKGASPRNDALEALEECRLAVEQVVLPQGQPVELLPRTEAIRRMQAELAARYQLTSAEFGSGSQQRLRLFPR, encoded by the coding sequence ATGGCTTCAGCACCGATCAGCCCGCAACGGATCACCGACGACCTCGATCGGCTGCTCGAGGTTCTCCCCGAGGCCGTACGAGAGGCTCTGGCCCCAACCGAGGCCCGCGACCAACTGCTCGAGGTCGTGCTGGATCTCGGCCGGGTCCCAGAGGCCCGCTACCCAGGCCGCGCCGTGCCGCTCGGGGAGGCCCCGATGGAGCGCAGCGACCTGGCCGCCGTTGTCGCACAACTCGGATCCTTTGGAGGCGACAACCGGGCTGGAATCGAGCGAACCCTGCACCGCATCAGCGCCATTCGCAACCGCACAGGCGACGTCGTTGGGCTGACCTGCCGGGTCGGGCGAGCGGTCTTCGGAACCGTGGCCATGGTCCGCGACCTGATGGATTCCGGTCAGTCCCTCCTGCTCATGGGGCGCCCCGGCGTCGGTAAGACGACCGCACTGCGCGAGATCGCCCGTGTTCTGGCCGATGAGCTGGACAAACGGGTCGTGGTGATCGACACCAGCAACGAAATCGCCGGTGATGGGGACATTCCTCACCCCGCCATCGGCCGGGCTCGCCGAATGCAGGTCACCCGGCCGGAGCTGCAGCACCAAGTGATGATCGAGGCGGTGGAAAACCACATGCCCGAGGTCATCGTCATCGATGAGATCGGAACTGAGCTGGAAGCCCAGGCGGCTCGAACCATTGCTGAGCGTGGCGTGATGTTGGTGGCGACCGCCCACGGCAACGAGCTGGCCAATCTGGTCAAGAACCCCACCCTCAGCGACCTGGTGGGAGGGATCGAATCGGTCACCCTTGGCGATGAGGAGGCTCGCCGGCGCCGAACCCAAAAGACGGTCCTGGAGAGAGCCGCAGAACCGACCTTCCCCCTGGCGGTGGAAATGCACAGCCGCGACCGCTGGCTGGTGCATCGCGATGTCGCCCGCACAGTGGATCTGCTGCTGCGCGGTCAGCTGCCGCGTCCCCAGGTCCGGCAGCTCGACGCCAAGGGGCAGTTGCTGCTCAGCGAACCACTGGCGCCCAGCGTCAGCCCCAGGCCGGTGCCGCTGCAGCGCGCGCAGGAATCTCCAAGGGCCACAGCCCAGCCGCCCCTGGCCCTGCGTCCCCTCCCTGACCCGGAAGCACCCGCCAAAACCGAACCAGCAGTCCAGGGACAAACCCAACCCCAACCGCTGCCCCTGCATCTGTTCAACGCAGGACTGAGCGAACCCTTGATTGAGCAGGCCATCCGCAGCCGGCGCCTCCCCGTGCAGCTGGTGGAGGAGGTGGAGGAAGCCGACGTGGTTCTCGCGGCCCGGCAACAGCTGGGCCACCGCCCTGAACTGCGCAGGCGCGCACAGGATGCCGGCCTGCCGATCCTTGTGATCAAGGCCGACACGTTGTCCCAAATTCAGCGCGGGCTCGAGAGGCTGCTGCACCGCCGCGAGGATCGTCCTGAAGACACCGCAGCCACGGAAAGGTCCAAAGGGGCCAGCCCCAGGAACGATGCCCTCGAAGCCCTTGAAGAATGCCGCCTGGCCGTTGAACAGGTCGTCCTCCCCCAAGGCCAGCCGGTGGAATTGCTGCCCCGAACAGAGGCCATCCGGAGGATGCAAGCGGAACTGGCGGCCCGCTACCAACTGACTTCAGCGGAGTTCGGCAGCGGCAGCCAGCAGCGCCTCAGGCTCTTCCCGCGCTGA
- a CDS encoding HAD family hydrolase, producing MSLQPLLVFDFDGVLVDGMREYWWSARRAALFLSPQCQLPELAPEAFSALRPLIHKGWEMVLVALELSRSDLDVAHYLSDYDDHTQSALNRWGFPAEQLQSALENLRSDAIQQDTPAWRALHSPYPGVPERLRALEAEGSPWLVLTTKGGEFARELLTGYGLQPQAVYGHEQGTKPEVLLRLREQGRPLWFVEDRRVTLETVRSTPGLEAVRCFLVSWGYLGPLDRERLPDGITLLEPEGFAEPLAHWP from the coding sequence ATGAGCCTCCAACCGCTGCTGGTTTTTGATTTCGATGGCGTCCTTGTGGACGGAATGAGGGAGTACTGGTGGAGCGCCCGCCGGGCCGCGCTTTTTCTCTCACCCCAGTGCCAGCTTCCCGAGCTTGCGCCAGAGGCCTTCAGCGCGCTACGGCCGCTGATCCATAAGGGCTGGGAAATGGTTCTGGTGGCCCTCGAGCTCTCCAGGAGTGACCTCGATGTTGCCCACTACCTCAGCGACTACGACGACCACACGCAAAGCGCCCTCAACCGCTGGGGCTTCCCAGCGGAGCAGCTCCAAAGCGCCCTCGAGAACCTGCGCAGCGACGCCATCCAACAGGACACCCCTGCCTGGCGGGCCTTACACAGCCCCTATCCAGGCGTCCCTGAACGACTGCGCGCCCTCGAAGCCGAAGGCAGCCCCTGGCTGGTTCTCACCACCAAAGGCGGAGAGTTCGCGCGAGAACTGCTGACGGGCTACGGCCTCCAACCCCAGGCGGTCTATGGACATGAGCAAGGAACCAAGCCCGAGGTTCTGCTCCGCCTGAGGGAGCAAGGACGTCCCCTGTGGTTCGTCGAGGACCGGCGGGTCACCCTTGAAACGGTTCGCAGCACACCCGGACTGGAGGCGGTGCGCTGCTTTCTGGTCTCCTGGGGCTACCTGGGCCCCCTCGACCGGGAACGGCTTCCGGACGGGATCACACTGCTGGAACCCGAAGGCTTTGCCGAGCCCTTGGCGCACTGGCCCTGA
- a CDS encoding 50S ribosomal protein L23 encodes MTERFQGRLADVIRRPLITEKATRAIELNQYTFEVDHRAAKPDIKAAVEQLFDVKVVGVSTMNPPRRSRRVGRFAGKRAQVKKAVVRLADGNAIQLFPEA; translated from the coding sequence ATGACTGAACGCTTTCAAGGTCGCCTGGCGGATGTGATCCGTCGGCCCCTGATCACTGAGAAGGCCACCCGTGCCATCGAGCTCAATCAGTACACCTTCGAGGTGGACCATCGGGCCGCTAAGCCCGACATCAAGGCTGCCGTCGAGCAACTGTTCGACGTCAAAGTCGTTGGTGTGAGCACCATGAACCCCCCTCGCCGCTCCCGCCGCGTGGGCCGATTCGCCGGCAAGCGTGCCCAGGTGAAGAAGGCTGTGGTTCGCCTTGCCGATGGCAATGCCATCCAGCTGTTCCCTGAAGCCTGA